The Porites lutea chromosome 9, jaPorLute2.1, whole genome shotgun sequence sequence AGAAACCATCGTTGATGTGCAGAACTATGGTTGAACCCTCACAGAGAACTTCCAGACTCTCAATTCCTCCCGGAAACTCGTCAGCTCCCTGTTCTACATCATAATTTAGATTTTTAATAGCATTTTTCATGGTTAATTGAAGCTTTGAGCGAACAAGATTTGCTGAAAGAAATCCTTCGGAGTCGAGGCAATCGTTCCAAGTCTCACAGTGTTCGAGTTGCAGTCTTATGAAGCCATCCTCCTCGGCTCggtgaataaaaattttttcgTTGTCATCTAGGTACACAGGCACTTCAAACTCGAACCGgtcgttttctttttccaccATGTTACCTTGCCTTGACCCACTACGCAAAATTTCCCCCAGGGTGAAACGGTCGCTCACAACTTGTGCATGAATTAAGGCCTTAAAAACGACAGAAAAAGCCAGACTTTTGTTCCGCCGAACTCTAACTCTATTCTCTTTAACCTGTTGAGAATAAAATTTGTTTAGTTCGATGGTCAACTTTTCTTCGTACTTGAAACTCTTGCAGTTTTGATGTTTTGAAGTTTGTGCCGGTTTGTTTAACTGCGTACAGGATGCGAACttcttatgcaaatttgtgtGTGACATGGCTTTTTTGTGCAGAACTTTTCTGTAGAGATCTGAATCCGAGGGAAACCGCCGCAGATGGCGCCTGGGATCACCGTTTCCCACATCCAAACTTCGTTTTCTCATTGCCAAAACAGTCTTTTGTCTCCTGATGTCTTGGAAAGacattttaaactgaaaaagacaGAACAGTTTCGAACGGCAGTTTTCATCTAACAAATACTATAAACAACAACCATCCGGCACCTGCTGTAGTCAACCAGCTAGTCACGTGGACACCAATGACGTTGATTTTTTCAGGTCCTTCGGTttcaaacattaaaataaactattaaatttacatgtatttggcCGATGATATGCTCGGTTCTGAAAATGACTGAGTCATAAACGTATAAAAGCCACCATTATAAAGTTTGTTGAAGTTCTGAAAACAAAGTCGATTTTGCTCGTAACGGGAGCTCAAACACATCCGTCactgtttatgttttaaaacctaCCAGCTGATATTTTTACCAAGCTTCTATTTTTAATAGCAATCCTACGTAAACTGTTGTTTCCTGTTAGTGTTTCcactggaaaaaataataagataatAACGTGAAAAAATACCGCTAAACATTCACTATTTTGAGTACTTAAAGTTCTTCCTCCTTCATGCAGCTATGTGAAAAATGTCCCCAGAGTGCAGTTTAACTGTGTATAAATCTCGTTTTAGATAGCTTTCGAATATACCTTGTCTTTATTTtacttagggaccggtcattatttatgtaggggggga is a genomic window containing:
- the LOC140948280 gene encoding cyclic GMP-AMP synthase-like receptor 1 — translated: MSFQDIRRQKTVLAMRKRSLDVGNGDPRRHLRRFPSDSDLYRKVLHKKAMSHTNLHKKFASCTQLNKPAQTSKHQNCKSFKYEEKLTIELNKFYSQQVKENRVRVRRNKSLAFSVVFKALIHAQVVSDRFTLGEILRSGSRQGNMVEKENDRFEFEVPVYLDDNEKIFIHRAEEDGFIRLQLEHCETWNDCLDSEGFLSANLVRSKLQLTMKNAIKNLNYDVEQGADEFPGGIESLEVLCEGSTIVLHINDGFLVVELIPTIPIPKTSLEWCRRFSAKSEPPSDVVGEPCPLPMSDPETLWKLSFKSAEKKKFISLGTTKFRVLLSLAEMRERDKTLRELSLYHLQTILFHTGDKITDPLKWCTDKIGDRFLDVLGLLEKFLENKNCPHYFLPQANLFSSMNSVTVSTLKDRVRRMLKPSCVACSVKTICKKG